One genomic region from Gossypium hirsutum isolate 1008001.06 chromosome D13, Gossypium_hirsutum_v2.1, whole genome shotgun sequence encodes:
- the LOC107920280 gene encoding auxin-induced protein 22B: protein MAFEKDLNLDATELRLGLPGTSDESAKNQTPATLRSNNKRALPEESMSSNATASKNCDQETAPLPKAQVIGWPPIRSYRKNNLQPKKSEGEISGIYVKVSMDGAPYLRKIDLKVFKGYQELLKALEDMFKFKAGEYSEREGYNGSEFVPTYEDKDGDWMLVGDVPWEMFTNSCKKLRIMKGSEARGLGCVV, encoded by the exons ATGGCATTTGAGAAAGATCTCAACCTTGATGCCACCGAGCTCCGGCTAGGCTTACCGGGAACCTCCGACGAGTCAGCTAAGAACCAAACGCCGGCAACTCTTCGGAGCAACAACAAAAGAGCCTTGCCTGAAGAATCTATGTCTAGTAATGCCACAGCTTCCAAAAACTGTGACCAAGAAACTGCTCCACTCCCCAA GGCACAAGTGATAGGGTGGCCACCGATCAGATCTTACAGAAAAAACAACTTGCAACCTAAGAAAAGTGAGGGTGAAATTAGTGGGATATATGTGAAAGTGAGCATGGATGGGGCTCCTTATCTTAGAAAGATAGATTTGAAGGTGTTTAAAGGGTACCAAGAATTGCTTAAGGCCTTGGAAGACATGTTCAAGTTCAAAGCTGGTGAATATTCAGAGAGGGAAGGATATAATGGATCAGAATTTGTGCCCACTTATGAAGATAAAGATGGTGATTGGATGTTGGTCGGAGATGTACCATGGGA GATGTTCACCAATTCTTGCAAAAAGCTGAGGATCATGAAAGGATCAGAAGCAAGAGGCTTGGGTTGTGTTGTttga
- the LOC107920281 gene encoding sec-independent protein translocase protein TATA, chloroplastic, producing the protein MEITSITLSLARPPIAPSLPFSSSQSNFLGTGSTISLLNKAKSQTKSVSFVVGRPRWGTTAEPAKKGLTCNALFGLGVPELVVIAGVAALLFGPKKLPEVGKSIGKTVKSFQQAAKEFETELKKEPESITEQPKENTSAVSEEKKRDLEVSSSKESV; encoded by the exons ATGGAAATTACTTCTATAACTCTCTCTCTTGCAAGACCCCCAATTGCACCTTCACTTCCTTTTTCTTCCTCTCAATCCAATTTTTTAGGTACCGGTAGCACCATTTCTTTGTTGAACAAAGCAAAATCTCAGACCAAATCTGTTTCATTTGTTGTTGGTCGACCAAGGTGGGGGACAACAGCCGAGCCTGCTAAAAAGGGTCTTACTTGCAATGCTTTGTTTGGTCTTGGTGTGCCTGAACTCGTTGTTATTGCTGGAGTGGCTGCTCTTCTGTTTGGACCAAAGAAGTTGCCTGAAGTTGGGAAGAGTATTGGGAAAACTGTCAAGAGTTTTCAACAG GCTGCGAAGGAGTTCGAGACTGAACTGAAAAAGGAGCCTGAGTCAATAACAGAGCAACCGAAGGAGAATACCTCAGCTGTTAGTGAAGAGAAGAAACGAGATCTTGAGGTCTCTAGCTCAAAGGAAAGTGTATGA